In the Flavobacterium pallidum genome, one interval contains:
- the serC gene encoding 3-phosphoserine/phosphohydroxythreonine transaminase, whose amino-acid sequence MKKHNYSAGPCILPQEVFEKSAAAILDFNHSGLSILEISHRSKDFVAVMDEARALVLELLGLEGKGYQALFMHGGASLEFLMVPCNLMKQDGKAAYLDTGTWANNAIKEAKFFGETVVAASSKEANYSFIPKDFSIPADADYFHCTSNNTIFGTQMKSFPETNVPLVCDMSSDIFSRTIDFSKFDLIYAGAQKNMGPAGATLAVVKEAILGKTGRSIPSMLDYQKHIAAESMYNTPAVFPVYASLLTLQWLKSLGGISAIEKINEQKAALLYTEIDRNPLFKGTANIEDRSNMNATFLLNDEAHAPLFDELWKKAGISGIPGHRSVGGYRASMYNALPLESVQVLVDVMKELETKI is encoded by the coding sequence ATGAAAAAACACAATTACAGCGCCGGTCCGTGCATCCTTCCCCAGGAAGTATTTGAGAAATCGGCGGCCGCCATACTCGACTTTAACCATTCTGGTTTATCCATCCTTGAAATCTCGCACCGTAGCAAGGATTTTGTCGCCGTAATGGACGAAGCGCGGGCTTTGGTACTCGAATTACTCGGGCTAGAAGGCAAAGGTTACCAGGCCTTATTCATGCACGGTGGTGCCAGCCTTGAATTCCTGATGGTGCCGTGTAACCTGATGAAACAGGATGGAAAAGCGGCGTATCTTGATACGGGAACCTGGGCAAATAATGCCATTAAGGAAGCTAAATTCTTCGGGGAAACGGTGGTTGCCGCCTCTTCCAAAGAAGCGAATTACAGTTTTATCCCAAAGGATTTTTCCATTCCGGCTGATGCAGATTATTTCCATTGCACGAGCAACAACACCATTTTTGGAACACAGATGAAATCTTTTCCTGAAACCAATGTGCCTTTGGTGTGTGATATGAGTTCGGATATATTTTCGAGGACGATCGATTTTTCGAAATTCGATTTGATTTATGCAGGGGCACAGAAAAACATGGGGCCTGCCGGAGCGACATTGGCGGTTGTAAAAGAAGCCATTCTGGGCAAAACCGGTCGTTCGATTCCGAGCATGCTCGATTATCAAAAACATATCGCTGCGGAAAGCATGTACAATACACCAGCTGTTTTTCCAGTTTATGCGTCATTGCTGACATTACAATGGCTTAAGAGTTTGGGCGGCATTTCTGCCATTGAAAAAATAAATGAACAGAAAGCCGCACTTTTGTATACTGAAATCGATCGTAACCCTTTGTTTAAGGGCACGGCAAATATTGAAGACAGGAGCAATATGAATGCGACGTTCCTTTTAAATGATGAAGCGCATGCCCCACTATTCGATGAATTGTGGAAGAAAGCCGGAATCTCGGGAATTCCCGGACACCGTTCTGTCGGAGGATACAGGGCGTCGATGTACAATGCCCTGCCGCTGGAAAGTGTTCAGGTGCTGGTAGATGTGATGAAAGAACTTGAAACTAAAATATAA
- a CDS encoding acyl-CoA reductase produces the protein MVLADKKTAFVTLGKFLRQFSEHGNTKNPVVPHNDLFFDAFADLILLSQSHNGWYTPEQVYFSVQSWAEALTVENLEKWLSAYDIKDVAPKIVGLILAGNIPLVGFHDFLSVLMSGHKALVKLSSNDQKLLPFIAKYLIAADGRFSNLIEFTEGKLENFDAVIATGSNNTARYFEYYFKDKPSIIRKNRNSVAVLDGSESKEQMVALGEDVFRYFGLGCRNVSKIFIPKGYNFDPFFNGMFPYQDVIKYEKYANNYDYNKAVFLMSNFKLLDNEFLTIKEDTGYASPISSVFYEYYENLSDIKTRLQHDKDQIQCIVSNNLIDNSIPFGKTQQPELWDYADDVDTVAFLLQLGKSEKSESPKD, from the coding sequence ATGGTTTTAGCAGATAAAAAAACGGCTTTCGTGACACTCGGAAAATTTCTCAGGCAGTTTTCTGAACACGGAAATACTAAAAACCCGGTAGTGCCGCATAACGATTTGTTTTTTGACGCTTTCGCAGATTTGATCCTGCTGTCGCAATCGCACAATGGCTGGTATACGCCGGAGCAGGTTTACTTTTCGGTGCAATCATGGGCAGAAGCTTTGACGGTTGAAAACCTTGAGAAATGGCTTTCTGCGTATGATATTAAGGACGTGGCACCGAAAATTGTTGGGTTGATATTGGCCGGAAATATTCCGCTTGTGGGTTTCCACGATTTCCTCAGTGTATTGATGAGTGGTCATAAAGCTTTGGTGAAATTATCCTCAAATGACCAGAAGTTATTGCCATTTATCGCAAAATACCTGATTGCGGCCGACGGAAGGTTTTCAAATTTAATCGAATTTACGGAAGGCAAACTGGAAAATTTTGATGCGGTAATCGCCACGGGAAGCAACAATACGGCACGTTATTTTGAATATTATTTTAAGGACAAGCCTTCAATTATCCGGAAGAACAGGAATTCGGTGGCGGTTTTGGATGGCAGCGAATCAAAGGAACAGATGGTGGCGCTGGGTGAAGATGTATTCCGGTATTTCGGGTTGGGATGCAGGAATGTTTCCAAGATTTTTATCCCGAAAGGTTACAATTTCGACCCATTCTTCAATGGCATGTTCCCGTACCAGGATGTGATAAAATATGAGAAATACGCCAACAATTACGACTATAATAAAGCGGTGTTCCTGATGAGCAACTTCAAATTGCTTGACAATGAATTCCTGACGATTAAGGAAGATACGGGCTATGCATCCCCTATTTCGAGCGTGTTTTATGAATATTATGAAAATCTTTCAGACATAAAAACACGATTGCAACACGATAAGGACCAAATCCAATGCATCGTTTCGAACAACCTGATTGACAATAGCATTCCTTTCGGGAAAACACAGCAGCCGGAATTGTGGGATTATGCGGATGATGTGGATACGGTGGCGTTCTTATTGCAGTTAGGAAAGTCCGAAAAGTCCGAAAGTCCGAAAGATTAA
- a CDS encoding 4Fe-4S dicluster domain-containing protein — MAIIITDECINCGACEPECPNTAIYEGADDWRYKDGTSLRGKVVLPSGETVDAEDPQTPISDDIYYIVPGKCTECKGFHEEPQCAAVCPVDCCVPDDDYVESEETLLNRQAFLHNE, encoded by the coding sequence ATGGCAATTATCATAACAGACGAATGTATCAATTGCGGTGCGTGTGAACCGGAATGCCCGAATACGGCAATCTATGAAGGTGCTGACGATTGGCGCTACAAAGATGGGACTTCACTACGCGGAAAAGTAGTTTTGCCTTCCGGTGAAACTGTCGATGCAGAAGATCCGCAAACCCCGATTTCTGACGATATTTATTACATCGTTCCCGGCAAATGTACAGAATGTAAAGGTTTTCATGAAGAGCCGCAATGTGCTGCGGTATGCCCGGTCGACTGCTGTGTTCCTGACGATGATTATGTGGAAAGTGAGGAAACGCTGCTCAACCGGCAGGCGTTTCTGCATAACGAATAA